The following proteins are encoded in a genomic region of Mycolicibacterium confluentis:
- the fgd gene encoding glucose-6-phosphate dehydrogenase (coenzyme-F420) encodes MAELKLGYKASAEQFAPRELVELAVAAEEHGMDSATVSDHFQPWRHEGGHAPFSLAWMTAVGERTKNLQLGTSVLTPTFRYNPAVIAQAFATMACLYPGRIFLGVGTGEALNEIATGYVGEWPEFKERFARLRESVKLMRELWLGDRVDFDGEYYRLKGASIYDVPEGGVPVYIAAGGPVVAKYAGRAGDGFICTSGKGEELYKDKLIPAVKEGAEAAGRNADDIDRMIEIKISYDTDPDLALENTRFWAPLSLTAEQKHSIDDPIEMEKAADALPIEQVAKRWIVASDPDEAVAKVKQYVDWGLNHLVFHAPGHDQRRFLELFQRDLEPRLRKLG; translated from the coding sequence GTGGCTGAACTCAAACTGGGATATAAGGCTTCGGCGGAGCAGTTTGCGCCGCGCGAACTCGTCGAACTTGCGGTGGCCGCCGAAGAGCACGGGATGGACAGTGCCACGGTCAGCGACCACTTCCAACCGTGGCGCCACGAGGGGGGCCACGCACCGTTCTCGTTGGCCTGGATGACCGCGGTCGGAGAGCGGACCAAGAACCTACAGTTGGGCACGTCGGTGCTGACGCCGACGTTCAGGTACAACCCTGCCGTCATCGCGCAGGCCTTCGCCACCATGGCCTGCCTGTACCCGGGCCGGATCTTCCTGGGCGTCGGCACGGGAGAGGCGCTCAACGAGATCGCCACCGGCTACGTCGGGGAGTGGCCGGAGTTCAAGGAACGCTTCGCGCGACTCCGTGAGTCGGTCAAGCTGATGCGCGAACTGTGGCTCGGCGACCGGGTGGACTTCGACGGCGAGTACTACCGCCTCAAGGGCGCCTCGATCTACGACGTTCCCGAAGGCGGTGTGCCGGTCTACATCGCCGCCGGCGGGCCCGTGGTGGCCAAGTATGCGGGCCGCGCCGGTGACGGCTTCATCTGCACGTCGGGCAAGGGCGAAGAGCTGTACAAGGACAAGCTCATCCCGGCCGTCAAGGAGGGCGCCGAGGCCGCCGGGCGCAACGCCGACGACATCGACCGGATGATCGAGATCAAGATCTCCTACGACACCGACCCGGATCTCGCGCTGGAGAACACCCGGTTCTGGGCCCCGCTGTCGCTGACCGCTGAGCAGAAGCACTCGATCGACGACCCGATTGAGATGGAGAAGGCCGCCGACGCGCTGCCCATCGAGCAGGTGGCCAAGCGCTGGATCGTCGCCTCGGATCCGGATGAGGCCGTGGCCAAGGTCAAGCAGTACGTGGACTGGGGGTTGAACCACCTGGTGTTCCACGCACCCGGCCATGACCAGCGGCGGTTCCTGGAACTGTTCCAGCGCGATCTCGAGCCGCGGCTGCGCAAGCTGGGCTGA
- a CDS encoding LLM class flavin-dependent oxidoreductase, protein MSGELHVAVALDGYGWHRQAWRTTLRDDPDAPSVLSGDHWAALAVTAERGLLDFVSVDDALTPQPGRRAQISPGRLAGRGDAVLTAARIAAATEHIGVIPVATVTHTAPRRVAGAIATLDAVSAGRAGWQVRVSTSAHEAALFGGAAAEPGALFDDAMGFVDAARRCWDDADPPPPQGHPVIAALAHTTRIYEFAAAAADLVFITPSDDDELRAILAEVTALGDLLVYADVVVTFGGDTEFGSDAAILDGCVEEIVDLIVRWHDIGVHGVRLRPAVQHRDLPVIVDRVVPLLQRTGRFRSAYRNSETLRARLGLRRTADRNVAPL, encoded by the coding sequence GTGAGCGGCGAACTGCACGTCGCCGTGGCCCTGGACGGCTATGGCTGGCACCGGCAGGCGTGGCGGACCACCCTGCGGGACGACCCGGATGCCCCGTCGGTGCTGTCGGGCGACCACTGGGCCGCGCTGGCGGTGACGGCCGAGCGGGGCCTGCTCGACTTCGTCTCCGTCGACGACGCATTGACGCCGCAACCCGGGCGGCGCGCCCAGATCAGCCCGGGCCGGCTCGCGGGCCGGGGTGACGCGGTGCTGACCGCCGCGCGCATCGCCGCCGCCACCGAGCACATCGGGGTGATCCCGGTGGCCACCGTGACGCACACCGCGCCGCGGCGCGTGGCCGGGGCTATCGCCACGCTGGACGCGGTGTCGGCCGGCCGGGCCGGCTGGCAGGTGCGGGTCAGCACGTCGGCGCACGAGGCCGCACTGTTCGGCGGCGCGGCTGCCGAGCCCGGCGCTCTGTTCGACGACGCGATGGGCTTCGTCGACGCCGCGCGGCGTTGCTGGGACGACGCGGACCCACCGCCACCGCAGGGCCACCCGGTGATCGCGGCCCTGGCCCATACCACCCGGATCTACGAGTTTGCCGCCGCCGCAGCTGATCTGGTGTTCATCACGCCCAGTGACGACGACGAGTTGCGCGCGATCCTCGCTGAAGTGACAGCGCTGGGGGACCTGTTGGTCTATGCCGACGTGGTCGTCACCTTCGGCGGGGACACCGAATTCGGTTCGGATGCGGCGATTCTGGACGGCTGCGTGGAGGAGATCGTCGACCTGATCGTGCGCTGGCACGACATCGGAGTGCACGGCGTGAGGTTACGTCCTGCCGTGCAGCACCGGGACCTGCCCGTCATCGTAGATCGTGTGGTGCCCCTGCTGCAGCGCACCGGGCGGTTTCGCTCCGCGTACCGAAACTCCGAGACACTGCGCGCCCGCCTGGGACTTCGACGTACTGCCGACCGAAATGTGGCTCCGCTATGA
- a CDS encoding GNAT family N-acetyltransferase, translated as MVIGTGEALVFVRVAQDDPLAAPLLDALAAEYSQRYGGAVDRHRQALLNYPAAEFAAPDGALIVGLLDGVPVTGGAFRRFDAATAELKRIWTDTPYRRRRFARRVLDELEVDIVQRGYRRVYLMTGDRQPEAERLYESAGYVRLSEPLPAAGPVYPVAFEKVLR; from the coding sequence GTGGTGATCGGTACCGGTGAAGCTCTGGTCTTCGTGCGCGTCGCGCAGGACGACCCCCTGGCCGCGCCACTGCTGGACGCGCTGGCCGCCGAGTATTCGCAGCGCTACGGCGGTGCGGTCGACCGGCATCGGCAGGCACTGCTCAACTATCCGGCTGCGGAGTTCGCGGCGCCGGACGGGGCACTGATCGTCGGTCTGCTCGACGGCGTGCCCGTCACGGGTGGGGCATTCCGCCGCTTCGACGCCGCCACCGCCGAGCTCAAACGCATCTGGACCGACACGCCGTACCGTCGGCGCCGCTTCGCTCGCCGCGTCCTGGACGAACTCGAGGTCGATATCGTCCAGCGTGGCTACCGCAGGGTCTACCTGATGACCGGGGACCGGCAACCGGAGGCCGAGCGCCTCTACGAATCGGCGGGGTACGTCCGCCTGTCCGAACCGCTGCCCGCGGCGGGACCGGTGTACCCGGTGGCCTTCGAGAAGGTGCTCAGGTGA
- a CDS encoding O-succinylhomoserine sulfhydrylase, which translates to MSEVPSVRIPKPLPDGVSQATIGVRGGLLRSNFEETAEALYLNSGYVYASAADAEKAFTGEIDRYVYSRYGNPTITMFEERLRLIEDAPAAFATATGMAAVFTALGALLSAGDRLVAARSLFGSCFVVCNEILPRWGVETVFVDGDDLEQWEAALSKPTQAVFFETPSNPMQSLVDIAAVSELAHAAGAKVVLDNVFATPLLQQGMPLGADVVVYSGTKHIDGQGRVLGGAILGDKEYIDGPVQTLMRHTGPAISSFNAWTLLKGLETLALRVNHSTASALRIAQFLEGHPGVRWVRYPFLESHPQHELAKKQMSGGGTVVTFELDAPKDGGKQRAFEVLDKLRLIDISNNLGDAKSLITHPATTTHRAMGPEGRAAIGLGDGVVRISIGLEGTEDLLADLDQALS; encoded by the coding sequence ATGAGCGAGGTGCCCTCCGTCCGCATCCCCAAGCCGCTTCCCGACGGCGTCAGCCAGGCCACGATCGGTGTGCGGGGCGGCCTGCTGCGCTCGAACTTCGAGGAGACCGCCGAGGCGCTGTACCTGAACTCGGGGTACGTCTACGCCAGCGCGGCCGACGCCGAGAAGGCGTTCACCGGCGAGATCGACCGCTACGTGTACTCGCGCTACGGCAACCCGACGATCACGATGTTCGAGGAGCGGCTTCGCCTGATCGAGGACGCGCCCGCGGCCTTCGCGACCGCGACGGGCATGGCCGCGGTGTTCACCGCACTGGGCGCGCTGTTGTCCGCCGGGGATCGCCTGGTGGCGGCCCGCAGCCTGTTCGGGTCCTGCTTCGTGGTGTGCAACGAGATCCTGCCGCGATGGGGTGTCGAGACCGTGTTCGTCGACGGCGACGACCTCGAGCAGTGGGAGGCCGCGCTCAGTAAGCCGACGCAGGCCGTGTTCTTCGAGACCCCGTCCAACCCGATGCAGTCGCTGGTCGACATCGCCGCCGTCAGCGAACTCGCGCATGCTGCAGGTGCGAAGGTGGTGCTGGACAACGTTTTTGCCACCCCGCTGCTGCAGCAGGGAATGCCGTTGGGTGCCGATGTCGTCGTGTATTCGGGCACCAAGCACATCGACGGGCAGGGCCGCGTCCTCGGCGGGGCGATCCTGGGCGACAAGGAGTACATCGACGGCCCGGTGCAGACGTTGATGCGGCACACCGGCCCCGCGATCAGCTCGTTCAATGCCTGGACGCTGCTGAAAGGGCTTGAGACGCTTGCCCTCCGCGTCAACCACAGCACCGCCTCGGCGCTGCGCATCGCACAGTTCCTGGAGGGCCACCCCGGGGTGCGCTGGGTCCGCTACCCGTTCCTCGAGTCGCACCCGCAGCACGAACTGGCCAAGAAGCAGATGTCCGGCGGCGGCACCGTCGTCACGTTCGAACTCGACGCGCCTAAGGACGGCGGCAAGCAGCGTGCCTTCGAGGTGCTCGACAAGCTGCGGTTGATCGACATCTCGAACAACCTCGGCGACGCCAAATCGCTCATCACGCACCCGGCCACCACGACGCACCGCGCGATGGGGCCCGAGGGTCGCGCGGCGATCGGTCTGGGCGACGGCGTGGTGCGCATCTCGATCGGCCTGGAGGGCACCGAGGATCTGCTGGCCGACCTGGATCAGGCGCTGTCCTGA
- a CDS encoding rhodanese-like domain-containing protein, whose product MSYAGDITPEEAWRLLSDNPDAVLVDCRTDAEWKFVGVPDVSSLGRDAVFIEWNRTDGTRNDGFVDDLLAAGLTPGERPVIFLCRSGNRSIGAAEAATEAGIGPSYNVLDGFEGNLDDQKHRGGTGWRAVGLPWVQS is encoded by the coding sequence GTGAGTTATGCAGGCGATATCACCCCTGAAGAGGCGTGGCGGTTACTCAGCGACAACCCGGATGCGGTGCTCGTCGACTGTCGTACCGACGCCGAGTGGAAGTTCGTCGGGGTGCCTGACGTGTCCAGCCTCGGCCGCGACGCCGTGTTCATCGAGTGGAATCGCACCGACGGAACCCGCAACGACGGGTTCGTCGACGACCTCTTGGCCGCCGGCCTCACGCCCGGCGAGCGTCCGGTGATCTTCCTGTGCCGGTCGGGCAACCGCTCGATCGGCGCCGCCGAGGCAGCCACCGAGGCCGGCATCGGCCCGTCCTACAACGTGCTCGACGGCTTCGAGGGCAACCTCGACGACCAGAAGCATCGCGGCGGCACCGGATGGCGCGCCGTGGGCCTACCGTGGGTGCAGTCATGA
- a CDS encoding MBL fold metallo-hydrolase: MTAARVELKQVTDSVHLAQTPLVNWTLVIGSEGVILIDTGFPGDRPQVLASLRELGCAPEDVAAILLTHAHIDHFGTAIWFAAEHRTPVYSHADEVGHAKREYLEQASPVAVARHAWQPRWLKWSYDIARKGAFNHAGIPSTKPFSEDVARTLPGRPVAIPTPGHTGGHCSFLVDGVLVSGDALVTGHPTSARRGPQLLHHVFNHDELGCVRSLGALALLETEVLIPGHGDLWHGPIRELAERATPRRR; the protein is encoded by the coding sequence ATGACAGCCGCGCGCGTCGAGCTGAAACAGGTCACCGACTCTGTCCACCTCGCGCAGACGCCGCTGGTGAACTGGACGCTGGTGATCGGTTCCGAGGGCGTCATCCTGATCGACACCGGGTTCCCCGGCGACCGCCCGCAGGTGCTCGCGTCGCTGCGTGAACTGGGCTGCGCCCCTGAGGACGTGGCGGCAATTCTGCTCACGCACGCCCACATCGACCATTTCGGCACCGCGATCTGGTTCGCCGCCGAGCACCGCACCCCGGTGTACTCCCACGCCGACGAAGTCGGACACGCCAAACGCGAATACCTCGAGCAGGCGTCGCCCGTGGCCGTGGCGCGCCATGCGTGGCAGCCGAGATGGTTGAAATGGTCGTATGACATCGCCCGCAAGGGCGCGTTCAACCACGCCGGAATCCCGTCCACGAAACCGTTCTCCGAGGACGTCGCGCGGACGCTGCCGGGCCGACCGGTCGCCATCCCGACGCCCGGACACACCGGCGGGCACTGCTCATTCCTGGTCGACGGTGTCCTGGTGTCCGGTGATGCGCTGGTCACGGGGCATCCGACCTCGGCGCGGCGCGGGCCTCAGCTGCTGCACCACGTGTTCAACCACGACGAGTTGGGCTGTGTGCGCAGCCTCGGGGCACTCGCTCTGCTCGAGACCGAGGTGCTGATTCCCGGGCACGGCGACCTGTGGCACGGGCCCATCCGAGAACTCGCCGAGCGGGCCACCCCTAGACGCCGATGA
- a CDS encoding LuxR C-terminal-related transcriptional regulator has product MISGEALTGRDSELATLRRALSGVGNYAGVVIAGPAGVGKTRLARELLTQAAAAGTRTNWVVGTASARPIPLGAFMAALGDTINEPSPSVRRVINSLVSQQRQGRITIGIDDAHLLDGFSAHVVHQLAQTREARLVVTVRTGAGEPDAVRALWKDGLLARLDLEPLSAESARAMVEAVLEGPVDARSAQRFWRLTGGNALFLQQLLKDQVAAGRVRQVAGVWIWDGDVAVSQNMTDLVGNQLDRLSPELATVVDALSQCEPLRVDVLEDLVGRETLEAAEQMRLITVERSNDLLSMRLAHPLFGELRRAAVGEMYLSKVRGALAQRLARHTDGDPQVTVRRALLTLESDLPPDPPLFTDAARHTMKLLDLDLAERFAKAAADAGSDDAAEVMAVNRFLAGDGDGAEGFLRDLSERDVGDRHRWTTLRAANLIWMLGRPREAEELLAALAGPDETDDQRAVRYSVEACVDAVFARCSEAERKARIALDSGALSDQNAMLAAVALVMAAGALGHAEEIGVVTRAAQERAANSYESSHMRFWFAGVYARACRLTGRIDECRRAADTLSALAQDMPSLAYANLVFMAGVADLMSGDVGTAAKKLHEALAGVEKHGVTTGLRPACVFALAEAHAKLGEAEAAAEMLAEARQSVRPDALFMQTGLALATGWALAAAGSLQEAIDTVLAEAAVARGRGQPTHELACLQAAVQWGVRDGLDVVAQRAGELAAQLRLPLADAVASHAKALLARDGEGLLAASAAYQQVGDRATAADAAAQAAVAFTGAQSRSRGLFAASVAAQLAQECGGLCTPATRSPATPTPLTGRQREVAELVAAGLANKEIADKLVTSVRTVEGHILRACQRVGASSRAELARIMRAGPG; this is encoded by the coding sequence GTGATCAGCGGGGAGGCGCTGACCGGGCGGGACAGTGAACTGGCGACACTTCGTCGGGCGCTGAGTGGGGTTGGCAACTACGCGGGCGTGGTGATCGCCGGGCCTGCGGGCGTGGGCAAGACCAGGCTTGCGCGTGAACTGCTGACCCAGGCCGCCGCGGCCGGCACGCGGACAAATTGGGTGGTTGGCACGGCATCGGCGCGGCCGATTCCACTGGGTGCCTTCATGGCAGCGCTCGGCGACACCATCAACGAGCCGAGCCCCAGCGTGCGGCGCGTAATCAATTCTCTTGTCTCCCAGCAACGTCAGGGCCGCATCACCATCGGCATCGACGACGCCCATCTGCTCGACGGATTCTCGGCGCACGTCGTGCATCAGTTGGCGCAGACGCGCGAGGCCCGGTTGGTGGTCACGGTCCGCACGGGAGCCGGGGAACCCGACGCCGTGCGCGCGTTGTGGAAGGACGGCCTGCTGGCGCGCCTGGACCTGGAACCGCTGTCGGCCGAGTCGGCGCGGGCCATGGTCGAAGCTGTGCTTGAGGGTCCCGTGGATGCTCGCAGTGCCCAACGGTTTTGGCGGCTCACCGGCGGAAATGCACTCTTCCTGCAGCAGTTGTTGAAGGACCAGGTGGCCGCGGGCCGGGTCCGCCAGGTCGCGGGGGTGTGGATCTGGGACGGTGACGTCGCGGTCTCGCAGAACATGACGGACCTGGTGGGCAACCAACTGGATCGGCTGTCACCCGAGTTGGCCACGGTGGTCGATGCGTTGTCGCAGTGTGAACCCCTGCGCGTCGACGTGCTGGAGGACCTCGTCGGCCGCGAGACCCTGGAGGCCGCCGAGCAGATGCGGCTCATCACGGTCGAACGCAGCAACGATCTGTTGTCGATGCGGTTGGCCCACCCACTGTTCGGCGAACTGCGCCGGGCCGCGGTGGGGGAGATGTACCTGTCGAAGGTCCGCGGCGCACTGGCGCAGCGGTTGGCCCGTCACACGGACGGGGATCCGCAGGTCACGGTGCGGCGCGCGCTGCTGACGCTGGAGTCCGACCTGCCGCCGGATCCTCCGCTGTTCACCGACGCTGCGCGGCACACCATGAAGCTGCTGGACCTCGACCTCGCGGAGAGGTTCGCCAAGGCCGCTGCCGACGCGGGGTCCGACGACGCCGCTGAGGTCATGGCGGTCAACAGATTCCTGGCCGGTGACGGCGACGGTGCCGAGGGGTTCCTTCGCGACCTGTCGGAACGCGACGTCGGCGATCGCCACCGCTGGACCACGCTGCGGGCCGCGAACCTGATCTGGATGCTGGGACGCCCGCGCGAGGCCGAGGAACTGCTGGCCGCCCTCGCCGGCCCCGACGAGACCGACGACCAGCGAGCCGTCCGGTACTCGGTCGAGGCGTGCGTGGACGCGGTGTTCGCCAGGTGTTCGGAGGCGGAACGCAAGGCACGCATTGCGCTGGACTCGGGTGCGCTGTCGGACCAGAACGCGATGCTCGCGGCGGTGGCTCTGGTCATGGCGGCGGGTGCGCTGGGACATGCCGAGGAGATCGGGGTGGTGACGCGGGCCGCGCAGGAGCGGGCCGCCAATTCGTATGAGAGCTCGCATATGCGGTTCTGGTTCGCCGGCGTGTATGCGCGGGCGTGCCGGTTGACGGGCCGGATCGACGAGTGCCGGCGCGCGGCCGACACGCTCTCCGCGCTGGCGCAGGACATGCCGAGCCTGGCCTACGCGAACCTGGTGTTCATGGCGGGTGTCGCGGACCTGATGAGCGGCGACGTGGGGACGGCGGCCAAGAAGCTGCACGAGGCGCTGGCCGGGGTCGAGAAGCACGGCGTCACGACGGGTCTGCGACCCGCGTGCGTCTTCGCCCTGGCCGAGGCGCACGCCAAGCTGGGCGAGGCCGAGGCCGCCGCGGAGATGCTGGCCGAGGCACGCCAGAGCGTGCGACCGGACGCGTTGTTCATGCAGACCGGGTTGGCACTCGCGACGGGATGGGCGCTGGCGGCGGCCGGATCGCTGCAGGAGGCGATCGACACCGTGCTGGCCGAGGCGGCCGTGGCCCGCGGCCGTGGCCAGCCCACCCACGAACTGGCGTGCCTGCAGGCCGCTGTGCAGTGGGGCGTGCGCGACGGCCTCGACGTTGTCGCACAGCGGGCCGGTGAGTTGGCCGCGCAGCTGCGGCTTCCGCTGGCCGATGCCGTCGCGTCGCACGCCAAGGCCCTGCTGGCCCGTGACGGCGAGGGTCTGCTCGCGGCGTCGGCCGCCTACCAGCAGGTGGGCGACCGCGCGACGGCGGCCGACGCCGCGGCCCAGGCCGCGGTGGCGTTCACGGGCGCACAGTCCCGCAGCCGGGGCCTGTTCGCGGCCTCGGTCGCGGCGCAGTTGGCCCAGGAATGCGGCGGCCTGTGCACCCCCGCGACGCGCAGCCCAGCGACACCCACACCGTTGACGGGCCGTCAGCGGGAGGTGGCGGAGTTGGTGGCCGCAGGACTGGCCAACAAGGAGATCGCCGACAAGCTCGTGACGTCGGTGCGCACCGTGGAGGGCCACATCCTTCGGGCCTGTCAGCGCGTGGGAGCCTCGTCGCGGGCCGAACTCGCCCGGATCATGCGGGCGGGACCGGGTTAG
- a CDS encoding SDR family oxidoreductase: MDNIRGKTIAITGAARGIGYATAKALLARGARVVIGDRDVAVLDKAVGELIRLGQATGYPVDVTDAESFAVFLDKARTDGAGHIDVLINNAGVMPVGPFLEQTDQAIRTSVEVNFNGVLTGCRLVLPEMVKRHSGHIVNIASIAGMVAVPGQAVYAGTKFAVVGLSTALADEFAPQGVNVSVVLPTFTNTDLISGTKATGAQKPVQPEDIAAAVVKVLDKPSITHLSVPGPLRAVGALTQLLPARGRRWLSHKLGNDTVFLNFDASARAAYEKRAQNATGVQEKPDT, encoded by the coding sequence ATGGACAACATCCGGGGTAAGACCATCGCGATCACGGGAGCGGCCCGCGGCATCGGTTACGCGACCGCTAAGGCCCTGCTGGCCCGCGGCGCGCGCGTCGTGATCGGCGACCGCGACGTGGCCGTCCTCGACAAGGCGGTCGGCGAGTTGATCCGCCTGGGTCAGGCCACCGGATATCCCGTGGACGTGACGGACGCCGAATCCTTCGCGGTGTTCCTCGACAAGGCGCGCACCGACGGTGCGGGCCACATCGACGTGCTGATCAACAACGCGGGCGTGATGCCCGTCGGCCCGTTCCTGGAGCAGACCGACCAGGCCATCCGCACCTCCGTCGAGGTCAACTTCAACGGCGTGCTCACCGGGTGCCGCCTGGTGCTTCCGGAGATGGTCAAGCGCCACAGCGGGCACATCGTCAACATCGCCTCGATCGCCGGCATGGTCGCCGTGCCCGGTCAGGCCGTCTACGCGGGAACCAAGTTCGCTGTCGTGGGTCTGTCCACCGCGCTGGCCGACGAGTTCGCGCCGCAGGGCGTCAACGTCAGCGTCGTCCTCCCGACGTTCACCAACACCGATCTCATCTCGGGCACCAAGGCCACGGGCGCCCAGAAGCCCGTGCAACCCGAGGACATCGCCGCGGCCGTCGTCAAGGTGCTCGACAAGCCCTCGATCACGCATCTGTCCGTGCCCGGCCCGCTGCGGGCCGTCGGCGCCCTGACGCAACTGCTCCCGGCCCGGGGCCGGCGCTGGCTGTCGCACAAGTTGGGCAACGACACGGTGTTCCTGAACTTCGACGCCTCGGCCCGGGCGGCCTATGAAAAGCGCGCCCAGAACGCCACCGGCGTGCAGGAGAAGCCCGACACCTGA
- a CDS encoding LLM class flavin-dependent oxidoreductase: MTSEGLGRSQIHLAAMFSGAPDEITSLGRTAERGRFDFVVLHQGGPDPLTTLAAVSGATERIGLVAAVDIESAEPFEVSRQLATLDHLSAGRAGWSVTGTENATRAREFVALVHEFWDSWADDAVLADTDSGIYSDPGRIRSVDFAGDHFVARGLATLPTGPGGHPVLVSGSDFHDVSAFGGTPERVADEMISRVQSAACAGFTVPADGLTEFVDSVVPVLVARGVFRTGYAGTTLREHLGLIGV, translated from the coding sequence GTGACGTCAGAAGGGCTCGGCCGCAGCCAGATCCACCTGGCCGCCATGTTCTCCGGCGCTCCTGACGAGATCACGTCGCTGGGCCGCACGGCGGAGCGGGGCCGGTTCGACTTCGTTGTGCTGCACCAGGGTGGGCCCGATCCACTGACGACGCTCGCGGCCGTGTCCGGTGCGACCGAACGCATCGGTCTGGTCGCCGCTGTGGACATCGAGTCCGCCGAACCCTTCGAGGTCTCACGGCAGCTCGCGACGCTGGACCACCTCAGCGCCGGCCGAGCCGGGTGGAGTGTCACCGGTACTGAGAACGCCACCCGCGCCCGAGAATTCGTCGCGTTGGTGCACGAGTTCTGGGACTCCTGGGCTGACGACGCGGTGCTGGCCGACACCGATTCCGGCATCTACAGTGACCCGGGCCGGATCCGGTCCGTCGACTTCGCCGGCGACCACTTCGTCGCGCGCGGGCTGGCGACCCTGCCCACGGGCCCTGGTGGACATCCGGTTCTGGTGTCAGGCAGTGACTTTCATGACGTGTCGGCGTTCGGCGGAACACCCGAGCGGGTGGCCGACGAGATGATCTCGCGCGTGCAGTCCGCTGCGTGCGCCGGTTTCACGGTGCCCGCCGACGGTCTGACCGAGTTCGTCGACTCCGTGGTTCCTGTGCTGGTGGCGCGCGGCGTGTTCCGCACCGGTTATGCCGGAACGACGCTGCGTGAACACCTCGGACTCATCGGCGTCTAG
- a CDS encoding LLM class flavin-dependent oxidoreductase, with product MSDSNTVPLSVLDLAPISAGSDTATALRNAVDLAQHAERWGYRRYWLAEHHFVAVASSQPAVLAGQIAAATNHIHVGAAAVQLGFTTAIAALESFGILAALHPDRIDFGIGRSGQRRTEAQRERPREPRPPRPPREWQEIDGVVIPPPFDVRAVMSNARMKAATSVLTTPGVPAPDFADQVADILDMIEGSFAVDGVDVHAVPGEGSGLTPWVFGSSKGQSAQVAGARGLPFVASYHITPATALQAVEAYRAAFQPSAALAEPYVVISADVVVADDESTARRLAASYGHWVYSIRAQGGAVLYPDPQDCPPLSEEQAAVVKDRTATQFVGDPDQVAQRLSALQRLSGADELVITSVTHGHADRLRSHELLAQRWGL from the coding sequence ATGAGTGATTCGAACACTGTCCCGCTGTCTGTTCTGGACCTCGCGCCGATCAGCGCGGGCAGCGACACCGCCACCGCGCTGCGCAATGCCGTCGACCTGGCGCAGCACGCCGAACGGTGGGGCTACCGGCGCTACTGGCTGGCCGAGCACCACTTCGTCGCGGTCGCGAGCTCGCAGCCCGCGGTGCTGGCCGGACAGATCGCCGCCGCCACCAACCACATTCACGTCGGGGCGGCGGCCGTCCAGTTGGGTTTCACCACCGCGATCGCGGCGCTGGAGAGCTTCGGCATCCTGGCGGCGCTGCATCCCGACCGCATCGACTTCGGGATTGGGCGATCCGGGCAGCGACGCACGGAGGCGCAGCGTGAACGCCCGCGCGAGCCCCGTCCGCCCCGTCCGCCGCGGGAATGGCAGGAGATCGACGGCGTCGTGATCCCACCGCCGTTCGATGTGCGGGCCGTGATGTCCAATGCGCGGATGAAAGCCGCGACGAGCGTGCTGACGACTCCCGGTGTGCCCGCGCCCGACTTCGCCGATCAGGTGGCCGACATCCTGGACATGATCGAGGGCAGCTTCGCCGTCGACGGTGTCGACGTGCATGCGGTCCCGGGTGAGGGAAGTGGTTTGACACCTTGGGTATTCGGCAGCAGCAAGGGGCAGAGCGCACAGGTCGCCGGAGCCCGCGGGCTGCCATTCGTGGCCAGCTACCACATCACGCCCGCCACGGCGCTCCAGGCCGTCGAGGCCTACCGGGCCGCGTTCCAGCCGTCGGCCGCACTCGCCGAACCCTACGTGGTGATCTCGGCGGACGTTGTGGTGGCCGACGACGAGTCCACCGCGCGCCGACTGGCCGCGAGCTATGGGCACTGGGTGTATTCGATTCGGGCTCAGGGCGGTGCCGTGCTCTACCCGGATCCCCAGGACTGCCCGCCGCTGAGCGAGGAACAGGCCGCCGTCGTCAAAGACCGCACCGCGACACAGTTCGTGGGGGACCCGGATCAGGTGGCGCAGCGCTTGAGCGCGCTGCAGAGGCTCAGCGGGGCCGATGAACTGGTGATCACCTCGGTGACCCACGGGCACGCCGACCGACTGCGCAGCCACGAACTGTTGGCGCAGCGGTGGGGACTGTGA